A genomic segment from Nymphalis io chromosome 15, ilAglIoxx1.1, whole genome shotgun sequence encodes:
- the LOC126773825 gene encoding mRNA-decapping enzyme 1B, with amino-acid sequence MADTGLRMNFAALKRADPYAREIIDSATHVALYTFEENEWEKTNIEGALFVYSRNGEPYHSLVIMNRLNTNNLIEPVSKGIELQLKEPFLLYRNAKCRIYGIWFYDKDECVRVATKLNSIVKDSTKAPNDMSQNPAYPTPVKPSASVDIFSMLSKAQDDFNTNKGMATNKNDLTPSRAPDMASQSVMDFFAKAGSGAAAQMPAVSSLPSPGIFGPRPTDAREGPLLLQRLMSNPAHSVEHIEKQQRSVTPQDAQTSNGNISIDSTMRQNNSYQLKSTPIEKQNQQRINLKKMQQLEGVDNGPNPLENELNLMHISSPKPTSPLASYLNQSQDIGHQVGSYNGGKLDEVGGVFPIINTLANQQKPALMPPTMFTATSGNDMQPSPEPLTRNQLLQAFNYLLKHDSDFVNKLHEAYVKSFSEKAFSVS; translated from the coding sequence ATGGCTGACACCGGTCTACGTATGAATTTCGCCGCATTAAAGAGGGCAGATCCATATGCACGAGAAATAATTGACAGTGCTACCCACGTTGCACTTTATACATTTGAAGAAAACGAATGGGAGAAAACTAACATCGAAGGTGCTTTGTTTGTGTACAGTAGAAATGGTGAACCTTACCACAGTTTGGTGATTATGAACagattaaatactaataatctTATTGAGCCTGTTTCAAAAGGAattgaattacaattaaaagaACCTTTTCTATTATATCGGAACGCGAAGTGTCGTATTTACGGCATATGGTTTTACGATAAAGACGAGTGCGTTAGAGTTGCAACCAAACTGAATTCTATAGTTAAGGATTCTACTAAAGCGCCAAACGACATGTCCCAGAATCCAGCATACCCAACGCCGGTAAAACCGAGCGCTTCAGTCGACATATTCAGCATGTTGAGCAAAGCTCAAGAtgattttaatactaataaggGAATGGCgactaataaaaatgatttgacTCCATCACGAGCACCCGACATGGCATCACAAAGTGTAATGGATTTCTTCGCCAAAGCAGGCAGCGGTGCTGCTGCACAAATGCCTGCAGTATCTTCTCTTCCATCACCGGGAATCTTTGGACCTAGGCCGACTGACGCTCGTGAGGGTCCTTTATTGCTGCAGAGGCTGATGAGTAACCCAGCACATTCAGTTGAGCATATTGAAAAACAACAGCGCTCTGTCACTCCACAGGATGCACAAACATCAAATGGAAATATTTCTATAGATTCGACTATGAGGCAAAATAATTCTTATCAACTAAAGTCTACCCCGATAGAGAAACAAAATCAACAAAGGATAAATCTCAAGAAAATGCAGCAGCTAGAAGGTGTTGACAATGGCCCGAATCCATtagaaaatgaattaaatttgatgcaCATTTCTTCACCAAAACCAACATCACCTTTAGCATCATACTTAAATCAGTCTCAAGATATTGGGCATCAAGTGGGCTCCTATAATGGTGGTAAGTTAGATGAGGTAGGTGGAGTTTTtccaattataaatactttagcAAACCAGCAAAAACCTGCTCTAATGCCTCCTACGATGTTCACGGCAACTAGTGGAAATGACATGCAGCCCTCTCCAGAGCCCCTCACTAGAAATCAGCTTCTGCaggcttttaattatttattaaaacatgacTCTGATTTTGTTAACAAATTACATGAGGCCTATGTTAAATCATTTTCAGAAAAGGCCTTTTCAGTTTCATAA